One Candidatus Omnitrophota bacterium genomic window carries:
- a CDS encoding PAS domain S-box protein, which translates to MRPHKIIFLYGLIGAMLFWLIDSLADFFIYYRDNTLLDLMFFGVPTHEIYTRSAVALLFLAFSVILYVYTRRLYKLSVILDSRNSALQRSENKLKSMNAELVEINRHQRTIEQQLRATNQQLSASEQQLRATNQQLSASEQQLRATNQQLSASEQQLRAANQQLTTSRNEILREKEKADLYLHMAGTMLLILDNTGKVVLANKKACEILECQPEEIYSRDWFETFIPEGERTKVHGFFDGLIKGQLELMENTENDIITAKGETRRIKWHNTLLKDESTGKISGILSSGEDITEKQRAEREIINLAKFPSENPNPVLRISKSGDILYANEASAAILTHWDTSVGKNIPDSWKELITNAMDTGKPLFLEVSVPPRTFLFNISPMPLEEYANIYANDITNRKKAEKDLSDYLFFLEGLERVNTAKLRSYDLEDSIRSVFSELLAIFRVEHAWLLEKRDPGKGSHMIIAESSCAKHPSATKSRDAITISPGLEELLSDTQSYGIPITYGTGNDRPLPAELAPGLPAGIKNLMAVSIQTLAGRSYLLGIHNCSAERSWSDTDKKLLKEISNRISDHITSGIYFESVKESSVRYTTLFENMLNAFALHEIVLDENDTPVDYVFLNVNTAFENMTGLKRHDLIGKKVTEALPGTDKDPTDFIGKYGAVAKGLGDIRFEAYSSVLGKWFSIIAFSPDKGRFATVFEDITERKNIELERAASLKAKETLLREIHHRVKNNLQIISSINYLQAQQIKDPQVLSLLADMRLRIVALGLIHEKLYNSTSLGSMDFREYLSSLKEHFLATYSSPGASVSIELDMPEPVFFDIDTSIPCGLVITELFSNSFKHAFTAGEQGKINISAHYTGENKNAYNIVYADNGPGFPKGFDIQTSKSLGMRIIRSLVEQLDGSVECFNHNGANCNISICPRRERNTD; encoded by the coding sequence ATGAGACCACATAAGATCATATTCCTCTATGGCTTGATCGGCGCGATGCTCTTCTGGTTGATCGACTCGTTAGCGGATTTTTTCATATATTACAGGGATAACACCTTGCTCGACCTCATGTTCTTCGGTGTCCCCACTCATGAGATATATACAAGGAGCGCTGTCGCCCTGCTCTTTCTGGCGTTCAGCGTCATCCTGTATGTATACACACGAAGACTTTACAAGCTCTCCGTTATCCTGGACTCCAGGAATAGCGCTCTTCAGCGTTCCGAGAACAAACTTAAAAGCATGAACGCCGAACTCGTGGAGATCAACCGGCACCAAAGGACCATAGAGCAGCAATTGCGCGCCACCAACCAGCAGCTATCCGCCTCCGAGCAGCAACTGCGCGCCACCAACCAGCAGCTATCCGCTTCCGAGCAGCAATTGCGCGCCACCAACCAGCAGCTATCCGCTTCCGAACAGCAGCTTCGCGCCGCCAACCAACAGCTCACCACGTCAAGGAACGAGATACTCAGGGAAAAGGAAAAAGCGGACCTTTATCTTCATATGGCCGGGACAATGCTCCTTATCCTTGACAATACCGGCAAGGTAGTGCTTGCCAACAAAAAAGCCTGTGAGATACTTGAATGCCAGCCTGAAGAGATATATTCCCGGGACTGGTTCGAAACATTCATTCCGGAGGGAGAAAGGACGAAAGTCCACGGGTTCTTTGACGGCCTGATCAAGGGCCAACTGGAACTCATGGAAAATACCGAGAATGATATCATTACCGCCAAAGGGGAGACCCGTCGCATCAAGTGGCACAATACACTACTCAAGGATGAAAGTACCGGAAAGATCTCGGGCATACTGAGTTCGGGTGAGGATATAACGGAAAAACAAAGAGCGGAACGCGAGATAATTAACCTCGCTAAATTCCCGTCAGAGAACCCGAACCCGGTGCTCAGGATATCAAAAAGCGGCGACATACTGTACGCCAACGAAGCGTCCGCGGCTATCCTGACGCATTGGGACACCTCAGTGGGCAAGAATATACCGGACAGCTGGAAAGAGCTCATTACTAACGCTATGGATACCGGCAAGCCTCTCTTCCTTGAAGTATCGGTCCCGCCCCGAACGTTCCTTTTCAACATATCCCCGATGCCCCTGGAAGAGTATGCCAATATTTACGCGAATGATATCACGAACCGTAAAAAAGCCGAGAAAGACCTGTCGGATTACCTGTTCTTCCTTGAGGGGCTGGAACGCGTGAATACGGCCAAGCTTAGATCCTATGACCTGGAAGATTCCATAAGAAGCGTTTTCTCCGAGCTTCTGGCCATCTTCAGGGTCGAACACGCGTGGCTTCTCGAAAAACGCGATCCGGGAAAAGGATCGCACATGATAATAGCGGAAAGTTCATGCGCCAAGCATCCATCCGCCACGAAGTCCAGGGACGCGATCACTATCTCGCCTGGGCTGGAAGAGCTCCTTTCCGACACCCAGTCATACGGCATACCAATTACATACGGTACCGGCAACGACCGGCCCCTGCCGGCAGAACTTGCCCCGGGACTCCCCGCTGGCATAAAAAACCTCATGGCGGTCTCGATACAGACCCTTGCCGGGAGATCATACCTCTTGGGCATTCACAACTGTTCGGCAGAACGCTCCTGGTCCGACACCGATAAAAAACTTCTAAAGGAAATATCCAACCGGATATCGGACCATATCACCAGCGGCATATATTTTGAGAGCGTAAAGGAAAGCTCCGTACGTTACACCACGCTTTTCGAGAACATGCTCAATGCTTTCGCCCTGCACGAGATCGTGCTGGATGAAAATGATACCCCCGTCGATTACGTCTTCCTCAATGTCAATACAGCGTTCGAGAATATGACCGGGCTGAAAAGGCATGATCTAATAGGAAAAAAAGTGACGGAGGCCTTGCCGGGAACGGATAAGGACCCGACCGATTTTATAGGTAAATACGGCGCGGTAGCCAAGGGACTGGGTGATATCCGCTTCGAGGCCTACTCCTCGGTGCTGGGTAAATGGTTCTCCATAATAGCCTTTTCTCCCGATAAAGGACGTTTCGCCACGGTGTTCGAGGATATCACCGAACGCAAGAACATCGAGCTTGAAAGAGCGGCAAGCCTTAAAGCGAAAGAAACTCTCCTCAGGGAGATACACCACAGGGTAAAGAACAACCTGCAGATCATATCCAGCATTAACTACCTGCAAGCCCAGCAGATCAAAGATCCCCAGGTACTGTCGCTACTGGCCGACATGCGCCTGCGCATTGTAGCCCTCGGCCTTATACATGAAAAGCTCTACAATTCCACGTCCCTCGGATCCATGGACTTCAGGGAATACCTGAGCTCGCTTAAAGAACACTTCCTCGCGACATACTCGAGCCCGGGGGCATCCGTTTCCATAGAACTGGATATGCCCGAACCCGTGTTCTTCGACATAGACACTTCCATACCGTGCGGACTGGTGATAACGGAACTTTTCTCGAATTCGTTCAAACACGCCTTTACCGCGGGAGAACAGGGAAAGATCAACATTTCCGCGCATTATACCGGCGAGAACAAGAACGCCTATAACATAGTATACGCGGATAACGGGCCGGGGTTCCCAAAGGGGTTCGACATACAAACGTCAAAAAGCCTCGGTATGAGGATAATAAGGTCGCTTGTGGAACAGCTTGATGGCTCTGTGGAATGTTTTAACCATAATGGCGCCAATTGTAACATAAGCATATGTCCGCGGCGGGAACGTAATACGGATTAA
- a CDS encoding MarC family protein, producing MRNIFLAFIPVFVAVDAIGVLPIFVSLTVGLRQKEKLAIIVQSLVTAVCLAVFFIFLGQAVFKLLGITMGDFMIAGGAILFCIAIIDIITPGKQRRRPVKDLGAVPIGTPLIVGPAVLTTSLVSLGQYGLVATLVSVLVNILIAGAIFSFSGILIKGLGEGGAKALSKVMSLLLAAIAVMLVRKGVVMILLSAPL from the coding sequence ATGAGGAACATCTTTCTCGCGTTCATACCCGTGTTCGTAGCGGTCGACGCCATAGGCGTCCTGCCGATATTCGTTTCCCTTACGGTGGGGCTCAGGCAGAAAGAAAAACTGGCCATAATCGTACAATCACTTGTTACCGCAGTATGCCTTGCTGTGTTCTTCATTTTTCTCGGCCAGGCTGTTTTTAAACTTCTCGGGATAACAATGGGCGATTTCATGATAGCCGGAGGGGCCATACTTTTTTGCATAGCTATAATAGATATAATAACCCCGGGCAAGCAAAGAAGGCGACCGGTAAAGGACCTGGGCGCGGTGCCTATAGGGACACCGCTTATCGTAGGGCCCGCGGTCCTGACCACTTCGCTCGTAAGCCTCGGCCAGTACGGGCTAGTGGCGACACTTGTATCGGTGCTTGTTAACATACTTATAGCCGGGGCCATATTCTCTTTCTCGGGTATCCTGATAAAAGGCCTGGGCGAGGGCGGGGCGAAAGCGCTTTCCAAGGTCATGAGCCTGCTTCTCGCGGCAATAGCGGTCATGCTTGTTCGTAAAGGGGTGGTCATGATATTGTTATCCGCCCCACTTTGA